A portion of the Stigmatella aurantiaca DW4/3-1 genome contains these proteins:
- a CDS encoding tetratricopeptide repeat protein, producing the protein MTLEARAEMQARAERALRRGELAEAVGLYETLVRECPSDEALSQRLALLRESLQPMELQALRKAPAAPPEERLTLGPSSPIQEGERLFALGDYAGAAAAYRRALQQRPDSELIQERLMELFQLARVTPGPSPTDRALPKETEPLLQALLDRLASRRRLKRG; encoded by the coding sequence ATGACCCTTGAAGCCCGGGCCGAGATGCAGGCGCGTGCCGAACGCGCCCTGCGCCGCGGAGAGCTGGCCGAAGCCGTGGGCCTCTACGAGACGCTCGTCCGGGAGTGCCCTTCCGATGAAGCCCTCTCCCAGAGGCTGGCCTTGCTGCGCGAGTCCCTCCAGCCCATGGAGCTTCAGGCCCTCCGGAAGGCCCCCGCCGCCCCGCCCGAGGAGCGGCTGACGCTCGGCCCCTCCTCGCCCATTCAGGAAGGTGAACGGCTCTTTGCCCTGGGGGACTACGCGGGGGCCGCCGCCGCCTACCGCCGCGCCCTCCAGCAACGCCCCGACAGTGAGCTCATCCAGGAGCGGCTCATGGAGCTGTTCCAGCTGGCCCGGGTGACGCCCGGCCCCTCCCCGACGGATCGCGCCCTCCCCAAGGAGACAGAGCCCCTCCTCCAGGCCTTGCTGGACCGGCTGGCGTCCCGGCGGCGCCTCAAGCGCGGCTGA
- a CDS encoding serine/threonine-protein kinase produces the protein MTLVGRQIGRYRILEQLGSGGMSVVYKGLDTALDREVAVKVLHPHLAGKDESRKRLAREARAVARLHHPNILEVFDFSAADAQNAYIVTEYIRGHTLRQYLDEGGLEPPEIAAMIIHELAAALAHAHESGVIHRDLKPENVMVREDGVLKLMDFGIAKLLETEERMTVTGTLVGSPAHMAPEIIEGLEAGPEADVFSLGIMLYAFVTGRLPFTAPNTTATLKRILDGTYEDPRRRVSSLSDELAEIIATCLARDRHHRYPHAGRLRDALADYLTGLGFPRVGEELASFFADPPSYKKAARQRLVAALLERGERFLAEKRTPRALAHLNQVLALDAQNPRALAMLEGFNRARRRQLWVKRGLQAGAVLALCAALGTGGYLLWRQPPSPPVSVPPAKEAPPPPAEASSLELPTRAPLPLPDVPPTVPPPLEPTEGPATTQKKAPVRPPEVSVPPEGKTEAHRPAKVHVSILVRPYGAIQVDDTPPSPQPLAQHDLQLTPGPHTVTVRCEWCEDAVDTIQVAPDAENVFRLRAQLKGSRLSFDYQPAEAQVRVGEEQRTARDTLEHPFDIQSPRGPASFQHRVEYEVSHPGYRTEKRAVMVEPGKPIILRGSLVAE, from the coding sequence ATGACGCTCGTAGGCCGCCAGATCGGTCGCTACCGCATCCTCGAGCAACTGGGCTCGGGGGGCATGAGCGTCGTGTACAAGGGGCTGGATACAGCCCTGGACCGGGAAGTGGCCGTGAAGGTGCTGCACCCGCACCTGGCCGGCAAGGACGAGTCCCGCAAGCGCCTGGCCCGAGAGGCCCGGGCGGTTGCTCGGCTGCATCACCCCAACATCCTCGAGGTCTTCGACTTCTCGGCGGCCGACGCGCAGAACGCCTATATCGTCACCGAGTACATCCGCGGCCACACCCTGCGGCAGTACCTGGACGAAGGGGGCCTGGAGCCGCCCGAGATCGCCGCGATGATCATCCACGAGCTGGCCGCGGCGCTCGCCCACGCGCACGAGTCCGGCGTCATCCACCGCGACCTCAAGCCCGAGAACGTCATGGTCCGGGAGGACGGCGTCCTCAAGCTGATGGACTTCGGCATCGCCAAGCTCCTGGAGACCGAGGAGCGGATGACCGTGACCGGTACCCTGGTCGGCTCGCCCGCGCACATGGCCCCCGAGATCATCGAGGGCCTCGAAGCAGGCCCCGAGGCGGACGTCTTCTCGCTGGGCATCATGCTCTATGCCTTCGTCACCGGACGGCTGCCCTTCACCGCGCCCAACACGACGGCCACCCTCAAGCGCATCCTCGATGGCACCTACGAGGATCCCCGGCGGCGGGTGAGCTCGCTGTCGGATGAGTTGGCGGAGATCATCGCCACCTGTCTGGCCCGCGACCGCCACCACCGGTATCCGCACGCCGGGCGCCTCCGGGACGCGCTCGCCGACTACCTCACCGGGCTGGGTTTCCCGCGCGTAGGCGAGGAGCTGGCCTCCTTCTTCGCGGACCCGCCTTCCTACAAGAAGGCCGCCCGCCAACGCCTCGTCGCGGCGCTGCTGGAGCGCGGGGAGCGCTTCCTCGCCGAGAAGCGGACCCCCCGGGCCCTGGCCCACCTCAACCAAGTGCTGGCCTTGGATGCGCAGAACCCCCGGGCCCTGGCGATGCTCGAGGGGTTCAACCGGGCCCGGCGCCGCCAGCTCTGGGTGAAGCGGGGCCTCCAGGCCGGCGCGGTGCTGGCCCTCTGTGCGGCGCTTGGCACGGGCGGCTACCTGCTCTGGCGCCAGCCGCCCTCGCCGCCCGTTTCCGTGCCCCCCGCGAAGGAGGCCCCGCCGCCCCCCGCCGAGGCCTCGTCCCTGGAGCTCCCCACGCGCGCGCCCTTGCCCCTGCCGGACGTGCCCCCCACCGTGCCTCCCCCGCTGGAGCCGACGGAAGGCCCAGCCACGACCCAGAAGAAAGCCCCGGTCCGGCCCCCCGAGGTCTCCGTGCCTCCCGAGGGCAAAACCGAAGCGCACCGGCCCGCGAAGGTGCACGTCTCCATCCTCGTGCGCCCCTATGGCGCCATCCAGGTGGACGACACGCCGCCCAGTCCGCAGCCCCTCGCCCAGCACGATCTCCAGCTAACCCCGGGCCCGCACACCGTGACGGTGCGGTGTGAGTGGTGCGAGGACGCCGTGGACACCATTCAGGTGGCGCCGGATGCGGAGAACGTCTTCCGGCTGCGAGCCCAGCTCAAGGGCTCGCGGCTTTCCTTCGATTACCAACCCGCCGAGGCGCAAGTGCGCGTGGGAGAGGAGCAGCGCACCGCGCGAGACACCCTGGAGCACCCATTCGACATCCAATCGCCCCGCGGCCCGGCGAGCTTCCAGCACCGCGTGGAGTACGAGGTGAGCCATCCCGGCTACAGGACGGAGAAACGCGCGGTGATGGTGGAGCCGGGCAAGCCCATCATCTTGCGAGGGAGCCTCGTCGCCGAATGA
- a CDS encoding sigma-54-dependent Fis family transcriptional regulator, with protein MASLSVRTPDGKVRAVSLLKRITSIGRGPDNDIPLDDPSVPDSALHVLFDGSRYQVGSLGAAFQINGKKRDSHVLASQDVIRVGQTELTFSRDTPAPRPTPPPAITVEENPDSHTAELPGVPGRELAMLRRLTTFSERLLGSYDLDRILESLMDEAIEVTRADKGFLILLESNEPRVKVARNLSRENIEDAVEKLSDSIIAKVVKEQKPLILADAIDAPEFKASESVVNLKVHSVMCVPLMHKASLFGLIYVGNDRLVNRFEPKSLDMLTIFAAQASLILHNALLVNELKLDNTELRKKLEDQRYGDIVGACQGMKEVYKRIDKIALTDISVLITGETGTGKELIAREIHRHSPRAKGPFITINCGAIPENLLESELFGHVKGAFTGAVATRPGKFQAAIGGTLFLDEIGEMPLQLQVKLLRALQEKVVYKVGDNRGEPVDIRVVAATNKVLEEEVKRNTFREDLYYRLNVVTLKLPPLRERGEDVQVLGRFFLQKYAKEFNSKVRGFTPAATVAMKKYAWPGNIRELENRIKKASVLADKPLLGADDLDLKPENLEPIMPLLQAKEEFQKRYINEVLARNNGNRTKTAKDLGVDPRTIFRHLEKMEAEKSGRPLPPEEEEF; from the coding sequence ATGGCCAGCCTCAGCGTTCGCACCCCTGACGGGAAGGTCCGCGCGGTCTCCCTGCTCAAGCGCATCACCAGCATTGGACGGGGGCCGGACAACGACATCCCGCTCGACGATCCTTCCGTGCCCGACAGCGCCCTGCACGTGCTCTTCGATGGCAGCCGCTACCAGGTGGGCAGCCTCGGGGCCGCGTTCCAGATCAACGGCAAGAAGCGCGACTCGCACGTGCTGGCCTCCCAGGACGTCATCCGCGTGGGCCAGACCGAGCTGACCTTCTCGCGCGACACCCCCGCCCCGCGCCCCACGCCCCCGCCCGCCATCACCGTGGAGGAGAACCCGGACTCGCACACCGCCGAGCTGCCCGGCGTTCCCGGCCGCGAGCTGGCGATGCTGCGCCGGCTCACCACCTTCAGCGAGCGGCTGCTGGGCAGCTACGATCTGGACCGGATCCTCGAGAGCCTCATGGACGAGGCCATCGAGGTGACGCGCGCCGACAAGGGTTTCCTCATCCTGCTGGAGAGCAACGAGCCCCGGGTGAAGGTGGCCCGCAACCTGTCCCGGGAGAACATCGAGGACGCGGTGGAGAAGTTGTCCGACTCGATCATCGCCAAGGTGGTGAAGGAGCAGAAGCCGCTCATCCTCGCCGATGCCATCGATGCCCCCGAGTTCAAGGCCAGCGAGTCGGTGGTGAACCTCAAGGTCCACTCCGTCATGTGCGTGCCCCTGATGCACAAGGCGAGCCTGTTTGGCCTCATCTACGTGGGCAATGACCGGCTGGTGAACCGCTTCGAGCCCAAGAGCCTGGACATGCTCACCATCTTCGCGGCGCAGGCCTCGCTCATCCTGCACAACGCGCTGCTGGTCAACGAGCTGAAGCTGGACAACACCGAGCTGCGCAAGAAGCTGGAGGACCAGCGCTACGGCGACATCGTCGGGGCCTGCCAGGGCATGAAGGAGGTGTACAAGCGCATCGACAAGATCGCCCTCACGGACATCTCCGTGCTCATCACCGGCGAGACGGGCACGGGCAAGGAGCTGATCGCCCGGGAGATCCACCGCCACTCGCCGCGCGCCAAGGGCCCCTTCATCACCATCAACTGCGGCGCCATCCCGGAGAACCTCCTGGAGAGCGAGCTGTTCGGCCACGTGAAGGGCGCCTTCACCGGCGCGGTGGCCACCCGGCCCGGCAAGTTCCAGGCGGCCATCGGCGGCACGCTCTTTCTCGACGAGATCGGCGAGATGCCGTTGCAGCTCCAGGTGAAGCTCCTGCGCGCCTTGCAGGAGAAGGTCGTCTACAAGGTCGGCGACAACCGGGGCGAGCCCGTGGACATCCGCGTCGTGGCCGCGACGAACAAGGTCCTCGAGGAGGAGGTGAAGCGCAACACCTTCCGGGAGGACCTCTACTACCGGCTCAACGTCGTCACCTTGAAGCTGCCCCCGCTGCGCGAGCGTGGCGAGGACGTGCAGGTGCTGGGCCGGTTCTTCCTCCAGAAGTACGCCAAGGAGTTCAACTCCAAGGTCCGGGGCTTCACCCCGGCGGCCACCGTGGCCATGAAGAAGTACGCCTGGCCGGGCAACATCCGCGAGTTGGAGAACCGCATCAAGAAGGCCTCGGTGCTCGCCGACAAGCCCCTGCTGGGGGCCGATGATCTGGACCTCAAGCCGGAGAACCTGGAGCCCATCATGCCCCTGCTCCAGGCCAAGGAAGAGTTCCAGAAGCGCTACATCAACGAGGTGCTGGCCCGGAACAACGGCAACCGCACCAAGACGGCCAAGGATCTCGGCGTGGATCCGCGCACCATCTTCCGCCACCTGGAGAAGATGGAGGCCGAGAAGAGCGGCCGTCCCCTGCCCCCCGAAGAGGAAGAGTTCTGA
- a CDS encoding tetratricopeptide repeat protein — MASEQKPEVDKELSEIRKEVIEARNLVIKTDNLLKNLHAEVKAVGKRHEDFQKRQWISSGVAYALFAILAAGGALLISNARTSTAGAERERLEKMVTDLTSELDKQRGELAANQGAQRSAAEVYKLMTTLPGDERLKGIDALVKLDTTRLSGLERQALNDRAALLRKEIGDSAFERGKAAFRRNDMKGTVEDLARFMAMNPSEADALDASFFLGAAYNNLGKHDQAVPLLARFVDGDKRSKTRDYAMVLLAQSYQETNQTEKALATVRDAIATYPATQYLGAMRARLNSAKRQLGGPDAAPAAPAAPAVAAPVPTPPAAAAPAPAAPAPAQPAGQ; from the coding sequence ATGGCATCCGAGCAAAAGCCAGAGGTTGACAAGGAACTGTCGGAGATCCGCAAGGAAGTGATCGAGGCCCGCAACCTCGTCATCAAGACCGACAACTTGCTGAAGAACCTGCATGCCGAGGTGAAGGCCGTCGGCAAGCGCCACGAGGATTTCCAGAAGCGGCAGTGGATCTCCTCGGGGGTGGCCTACGCCCTCTTCGCCATTCTGGCCGCGGGCGGCGCGCTGCTCATCAGCAATGCGCGCACTTCCACGGCCGGCGCCGAGCGCGAGCGGCTCGAGAAGATGGTGACCGACCTGACCTCGGAGCTCGACAAGCAGCGCGGGGAGCTGGCCGCCAACCAGGGCGCTCAGCGCTCCGCGGCCGAGGTCTACAAGCTGATGACGACGCTGCCGGGAGACGAGCGGCTCAAGGGCATCGACGCGCTGGTGAAGCTGGACACCACGCGCCTGTCGGGGCTGGAGCGTCAGGCACTCAACGATCGCGCGGCCCTGCTGCGCAAGGAGATCGGTGACTCCGCCTTCGAGCGTGGCAAGGCCGCCTTCCGCCGCAACGACATGAAGGGCACGGTGGAGGATCTCGCGCGCTTCATGGCGATGAACCCCTCCGAGGCGGACGCGCTGGATGCGTCCTTCTTCCTGGGCGCCGCCTACAACAACCTCGGCAAGCACGATCAGGCCGTGCCGCTCCTGGCCCGCTTCGTCGATGGGGACAAGCGCTCCAAGACGCGCGACTACGCCATGGTGCTGCTGGCCCAGTCCTACCAGGAGACCAATCAGACCGAGAAGGCGCTGGCCACGGTGCGTGATGCCATCGCCACCTACCCGGCGACCCAGTACCTGGGGGCGATGCGCGCGCGCCTGAACTCGGCCAAGCGCCAGCTGGGGGGCCCTGATGCGGCCCCGGCGGCTCCGGCCGCCCCAGCGGTGGCGGCCCCGGTGCCCACCCCCCCGGCGGCGGCGGCGCCGGCCCCCGCGGCGCCGGCCCCCGCGCAGCCCGCGGGACAGTAG